DNA sequence from the Vicia villosa cultivar HV-30 ecotype Madison, WI linkage group LG3, Vvil1.0, whole genome shotgun sequence genome:
caaaTTTAATATCTTCATTGTAGGTACATTTTTTAGATATGGTGCAAACAACCAAAAAGAAGAAAATAGTTGAAAAACCACCAAGCTGTGGAAATTGGGAGGATGACATTGTGAGCTTGGAGTTGAAGAAAATAAAGGAGAAGGGAGGTTTCAACAAGGTGACCGTTCTTGATAAACAAGATTGTGATGTTCCAGAAAGTAGTAGGGCAGAAAAAGACATGGATGATGAAGTGATGCAGGACAAAATTGCTGAGACTGCAAAACGTTGTAGAGAGAAAGTGAtccaaagaaaagggaaaaagcgaAAGACACAAAATGTGGATGATGAAATGATGGAGGCTCATTTGGCTCCACATGACTACGCATTAGAAGAGGTATATCTGAACGAAATACTCAATATTCAAATTTAGTAGTGTAATATATtagcagtattgagtattgagtaatgcgTAATATATGGTCATTCATTGTTATTTGAGTATCGAGTATTGTGTAATATACGACCATTCATTGTTATTTTAATATTCAGTATTGAGTGCTACAGTTTGAGTATTGAATATTGCGTAATATATGGCCATTCATTGTTATTTGAGTATTCAGTATTATGTAATATATGGCTATTCATTGTTATTTTAGTATTCAGTATTACAGTTTGAGAGTACATGTTTAATATGTGGCTATACATGCTTAGTTTGAGTAATATATGGCTATTCATTTGAGTGGTTTTATGTACATTGCAGgctaaaaaacaaataaagatttgtgatgaaaagctgaagttttgggcAGATtggaagacttattgggtcaaaTAGGCAGAGGAAGCTGAATCTTCAATGTTGATAGTATTGAGTAATATGTATTGAGTAATCTGTTTTGATAGTATTAAGAAatcatttgtaaaaataaaatagggCGCGAGAACCCTTATAGCCGAACGGACTTGTGGTGTAGTTTGAAACTCCACTAAAATGTagtatctcaccccattcatgTTGTTCATTTCACATATCTTGGGCAACCATAATGTTAAAAGCAAGATGACTTGAAGACTTGTTGACTTGGATGTCTCATATTTCTATGTTAATCGATGTGCTTATGTTGTAGTTTTGTACCGACAATTACATCATATGCATTAGTATCATGTCGTACTTTATCAGTTATATATTTTGTGGTGTCCTTTAGACTCTTATGCTATATACTAAATTTAACGCTTTAATGATATTATTCTAGAAATATATCGTTGGGGCGTTACATCTACATAATAGTATACATAGTTTAAATAGGGTCAAGTTACTGTGCATAGAAAATATGTAGGATAATATACAATAATGTTTAAGTAATATGTTGATAGTATTGAGtaatttgttttgattaattacaAGGTTAACTATAGCAATCTGTTTTGATTAATATGTTGATAGTATTGAGTAATCTGTACTGAGTAATCTGTATTGAGTCATCTGTTTTGATATTATTGAGTTCCATGTTGATTATTGTACTCATAATTTCTTTTCATCATTACAGTGGTTTTTCCCAGTTTATTTGAAGAGTCACTATGTTGCATATGTGATCGATTTCAAAGAACAGAGGTTCAGATTTCTGAATAGTTGTGAAAGGTTCACATTTCAAAAAGAAGATGAATGGGACAACTGGGGGAAGTGGAAAGTGAGATATGGGATGGAGTTGATAAATGCAAAGAGAAATGAACCAATAGACTTTAGTGAATGGAGTTGGGAGGATGTGAAATTGCCTTTACAACATGATAGGAAATCATGCGGGCTATTTGTTCTAACATATATTGAGAAATGGGATAGCAAGCAAGCTGcaatttgggatttttttaagCATTGGGATATGATGACAAATGAAGAGCAAGATGATTTCATGGAGATTCAAAGAGTAAAAGTGCTGCTAGACATCTTGAAGCGTGAAGACAATGAGCTGCTTGGAAATTTGAAAAAGTTAGCCCTGAACTTGGCTGAAGAAGAGGCAGCATGTGCTATGGCAGATGACCTTGAGAAAGAAGCCGAGAAGAACAAAAAAAAGGTGAAGACAAAGAAGTCAGCCCCGAACTTGGGTGAAGAAGAGGCAGAATGTTCTATGGCACATGACCTTGAGAAAGACGCTGAAGAGGTCGTAAAGAAGATCGAGAAAGAAGCCGGGAAGAAGACAAAAAAACATAggacaaaaaggaaaaaagacTCTATATTGAATTGTGTAGTAAGAATGTTGGTGTTTAGTGAAATATAATTTTGATGTTTAGTAACTATATTGATTAATATTAACTGTATCTTGATAGCACAATATTGATTAATGTGGCTGGTTAGTTTGACTAATACTTTCAAGTATTTAAGTAATGACATTGCCTATTTTAGTACTCTTATTGCAATATTGAGTAGAGcttccagtattgagtattgagtggtgagtattgagtattgagtaatacaTGCTTAGTATTGATTAATATGTCGCTATACATGCTTTGTTTCAGCAATTATGTTTTACACAGGTGCATGTAATTTAACTAAGAGAAACTATCGAAGATGGATGCATAATAAAGCATAGTTTTATTGTGTTAAATAAGTTCTTTGAGCTCAATTCATTTTATTACTATTGTGTTAAATATGTTCTTTGAGCTCAATTCATTTTATTACTCTACTTCAAAATCAAGATAATTCAATGAaccatattaataaaaaatcggACAATGAACAAAAATGTGAATTATATCATTACATAGAAATTAGTAGTTGAAATGACACACAAGTGGATATCCAATTTTACAACTCTTTCTTTAAAGAATATATCACAACAAGACGAAAACGTGCAGCTATCCACATTTTTCGCTTCgattcataaaaaatacaaagcatATTATAATGTGAAAGAAAACTGTTATACATATTTAAAAATGTGAAATTGTAGTAATTTTAATCATTTGTTTCTACTATTTTAATAAAATGACAAGTCGGTTAACCTTTCTAATATTATATCTCCAATTGAGAAAGGTAACTACTAGCCATGCATGAATCATAACTTAAGCATTATATACAAAGAACATAGACAGCATCATAACCTTTGACATAACACAAAACCaagtataattttatttcatttttaaaaatggaAGTCATAAATTAATTAAGGAGTATATATAAATCATCCTAGCTACCACAAAGTTTACTAATAACAAGGTAAAGTAGACAAAATAACAAACTGATTCATCTACTGATTCCTAATTGAAATACAAACTAATTCATCTACTGATTGATTGATTGAGCAGAAGCTAAATTGGAAATGGAAACAGAGAAATATCATTTATTATCCATTCCGGTCACTAATGTATTTGTAGTaactaaaacaaaatattaaaaattctgCTTACAGTATGATGAAAATTTCAAATAGTAGACTGAAATATAATTGTCTAAAATAATGGAAagaaattaatgaaaatcaatcaaCATTGTTGATTGTTAAAGCTAATTTTGCAgcatcttcttctttcttttgtttcttccgTTGTGCGATGAATCTTTGTCTCTCCCTAGCTAACTCATAATCACTTTTGAGCCGTTTCTTAGACCTGATTGGATTGGGTCTCTTTTTGAACTTTCGTGCACTAGAATCAACTACAAAAGGTTCAGAAATACTAGTATCTTTGCAAGATGCAGACCTGGAAGATGAAGGTTGACCAGAAACACCTTTAGCAACAATCAACTCTTCCGCTTGCTTCCCACATTCAATTGCAGCATTAAGAAAAAATTGGCACGCATCAGGGTCCAAGCAAACACGGGTTATAATCTGAAGCATAACACCATAAGCTTGTTGATATCTTTGTGCAAAAGTAGTATCATGAATACCTCCAATACTGATGGGTTTTAAAGCATCAAGGGATGGACGAATTCCTTTAGTCCAACGCTTCAATATGTAGTGGTCAGGTATGGAGTTCAAGGACTGGTATTGGACAGAACTCCCTAAGAAGTCTAATATCTTTAAAACATGGCGACATAAGAATCCCCGGTTCTCGAACATACGACATGTACAAGTAAAAATCTTATTCCCAATATCTATAGTAACAACCCTCTCATCAAGTCGCAAAGGATCTTGATCATTAGGAAGAAGGTTTTCTGGAACTTCTTCGACCGACATATAAACATTCGCAGCGGCATCATCATTAAAATCCATCTCATCGGCATCACGAACAAGTTAAATTGTGAACACTTTGAAAACTCTATTAGAAATTGAACTTCTTGACGTGTCCTCCTCATAATAATATTTGAAAGAAAGATCATATTGcttgtgaatgaatgcaaacgaTGCTGGAGTATacttggtgtcataccccaaaatttgcccatcattttttaaaatattttgactcatatgatcttcaaaTGTTCAAAAATACATGAGAAGAAAGCATGAACTCTCTTCCTAAACAATGaagaccaaaactagggtttcgTTTCTTTCCAAGAAAAGTCAACttttgatacctcaagtggacttcatggtctctcatatgcctcatagtatcctcaggccaagtttcaagccttgattcaaaagattgctcactcaatgacccaaacgatcaataatcgactggttgacctaaaagtcaaactatggtccaaccatagtcaaaacttctgatttttggtcaacatcctcattatgaagtatcattactcatttgatcaagtttttatcatgattcatcaaagaaagctccaaaatcatcaaaacctaagtttctaaattagggtttttaaggagaaagtcaacctaactttgaccagccataactcctacatggaacatcagaaattttccatccaaagctcaatttgaaggaaattgaattatctacaattttgtctctcacatgccaaggccaaaaatgcttcatttgagagatacgagCCAAAACGTTActggtccttctaaaggatcgcaaaaagtcattttttctcaaagctcataacttggacatggtaaactcaattgagatgaaacaaaaaggggcatttagaggacatcttgagctttctaaaaagtcttataacATCTTCATCTAATCAAAATTGAGCGAGTTATGGAGTGTGCAAAGTAGGCAATTCTTGAGAGAAACACACAAAAGGGAAGGTGAACAAACTTGTATTTTTGGACATTGTGACCTAACTTTTAGGGCTCTAACATGTTTACAACCTCAAATATGATCTCTAAACTCATTGCTACACGTGcatgatatttatttatatttatttgaattttttttattcatttaagtattaaataaattgaataaaatatgaaaacaTGAGTTAAGTCATAAAATTTTGTTTCTAATACATATGGAGGCCCAAGAATACTCAGCAAACCGTGTATATTTGATGAGAATTGATTTGAAAGAGGTTATGGCTAGATTTAGaaagaattatataattttaaaccaAATTTGTATCTTTCAAAACACATGAAGTCCAAGCCcacacaaaaccctagttgattcaTATAAGTACTCATAACATGGGCAATATGGGGAGGACGAAAAAGTAGGATAAGAAGGCAAGAGTACAAGGGTTCAaaatttgacaaaaaaatcaaagaaggaGTGCAAATTCGTACCCTTCATTCCAACCACTCTCAATCACTTTCAGGGATCACATAAATCTTCTTGACGTCCCAGGAGCCAAACCACGCCTTCTCCAAGGTTTGCAGCATACACAAAGGTCTCCATGATCACTTACGGTTTGCATACATCCTTTAAATTTCATACCTTGAGTTCATGTCGTTTTAATTGTTTCAATGTGTGCATATGTGTTTATTATCATGTTTAGATTTGTTTTGAACAATTGTGCATGAGTTTGGGTGAAGGAATTAggttccaccattgttagggcaaaccATAGCTCGAGATTGTATCCCATGATACAAACGGATCCAGGCCATAAAAACATGACTATTGAACTCGCATGGGTTCACTTAGGTACTCTGGGTCTCTTTCATTATTGTTGGCATCGTATTTTGGGCGTTACAAAATTGCAGGAACGACCATGGTGTAATCGCAAGAAAATACGCAAGAAAATCCATAGGAGATTCCGCAGGAAACTCCGTAGCAAACGTCACAGGCTTAGGgaagaagaaggagtggaccGTTGAAATCACGTGCTTCATCCTTATTGGCTGGTCAGAATTTCAGACTCTCTCCCCGCGCGCTATTGGCCGGTCAACACTTTCAGTTCACTCTCTCTCTACGCGATTGGCTCATTCCAATAATAGTGGGCCCGGTTGACTAAGAGCTTGAATTCTTCCATTTGATtcttgttttatatattattaattgcCACGATTTACTAAACGACTAACAAACTGTAGCTCGCTTGGTAAAAGGAATATATATGTGACATGTGAAACCTGAGTTCGATCCCCATCTGGGACATTTATTTTTGACGTTTCAATTGTTATGCATATGTTCTTGATTCAGCACAGCATCCCCACGCACGCTCACTATACACCCTCGCTACAGCAGCCATCAGATTCGCTTCTCAACAGATCTAACGCCCACCAGGACGAAGCCCCACGGTACACCCTCAATGGAGCACTCCACAGGATCTGAAGCTAAgtcacttttaaattttttttatatttatttctaattacctaaaacttatattttatttccttattttctttttctattatgaTTGTTattagtcatatttttatttactttaataaattagtttttttatatagtgaaattataatcatttattttattttatcagaaATTCGACTTTTccataattttatcaataattattttaaagacaataaaaaattattgtttttttttatatactttttaatcaattaattttttaggattattggtaggtgttatccactcaCGCATGTTAAAGCTTTGTAAacctttaggtcacaataagttttcttaaataaccctttagggtttgcaaactttttagggtttaaatCAGtgaatgcactaacacttttcttcttcatgcctaattttcagggttaattaaAGATCCTcgattacgcgccatgccaatcaagaagctaagtttttaattcttttcctacttaaatattattttacttttatttttgcctcgaatagtcaaaGGATTcctcatacactcaccctattatttttctttaaaatttcagggatcgaaggttcgaggagcaaggctcaagataaattaaatttattcatctttttttattttctatcttAATTCCcctatccccgcaggtgtttattgtaatagcgtaggacatttatctttccgcctttaaattctgcaattttaaactgcgtggttagtaatcttagggagtgcaagcctttaacagaattagaataactataattataagataaatattatctgaatacaatcacgtgattggtgcacacactcacctttagggtaacctcttctgttgcctgttgcctctaattgtactagatagtcaaagtccctcggttccgaggatacctaagcaaaacaaatattactctcagttcatcatcataagatcatagtcccttcgaagttgccttaacaaatgatcttgtccctcgatgttgcctcgaaacaataagatgattgtccctattgctaaggtatcctcgcatgatgccttaaatgactattatatccttcccttagactaccttccctctttatggcaagggacattCTTATGGCAAGCGATtgctcgatgacccttcgatgacccgcacatccaattgaaagacttcctgccctctcatggtacggatagaccctttcgcccgaaagacttaaagaacacgaaagacgaacttagggtaggtagttcttaattggttgctcaattcaaacaaattcaaattacttttcacacctctcttttcaaatactttcaaaacaaggctacgcttatttacaaactaaagtccttaaacgaagtttttctattcaaacttttcaaacatttcaaacaattcaaaagtgagctaagcaattaagagcccatggataaccatggatgcaaagggtgccttacaccttccctttgtataacctaccccctgaactcaaaatcttttaaaggtctttcctgttctttttgcctttctaattggataaaataaaagtcggtggcgactcttgctatccgcgacatttcgataaaaagtcagttcaccgtattacacttggCAACAACAGACCTCATGAGTTGGCTGTTGGGATAATTGTTTCTTGGCCTAGTATTGGCAGCCTTGAAATCACAATCAGCATGATTATCTCTCATTTTCTCAACCATAACattgaaatggataaagaattgCACAAGTGAGTGGTCTGGCTGAAGAAAGTGGCGAAGAAAGGCATTGAACGACTCGCTTAAATGTGTGGTCTTCAAACCGGCAGTGAAGTGTGATTTCACCCAAGCAGAAGACCATTGAGTACGATTACGATGAATCTGGACAAGCCAAGTAAATTCAGAAGTAGCTTTACCACCAAAACAATTTTGAAGCATCTTATTCCAATTGAAGTCAAACTCTGCCTCATCATCAACATTCGAAACCAAGTGATGTAGTtcgtcaagaaatgcaccattgcaACGAGAGCCTAAGTTGGACTTTGCATTCTCCCCCAtgtgccaagaacacaacccatgGAAGACATCGGGAAAGATGTTTGGAACTAACTTCATCAAAGAACAAGCTTGGTCTGTATAAATTGTAATGGGTTTCTTATTTTTCATGCATTTCAGGAAAGTGGTAAACAACCAATCAAAACTTGCTGAAGTCTCATCGTAGAGCAGGGCACAACCAAATAATACACTCTTACGGTGATTGTCAAATCCAAGGAACGGAGCTGGTAtgtatgacaaaaacatataacgAAAAAGTTAAAACAATGGATGTTTCAATATAAAAGCAGTGTCATACATAAAACAGTGGATGTTATCAATATATCTTTGTACTAATATATAATGATGTGATAATAAATATGGCAGAGAGAATATATCAATGCACTGATAATTGCAAAATAAAATGGAAGTTTGATATAATAGTAGGGAAATGAATAGAACACAAACCTAATGGACGATACTCCGTGTTTGTTCGATAAGTTGTGTCGAAACTGATGAGATCACTGAATAATTCATAGTCTTGCTGCATGATTGCATCTGACCAGAAAATGCTAGCAATGttctcttcagaatctacttggaTATCATAATAGAACGATGGGTTCCTCAAAGCTTCATTTCTAAGATATTCTTGGATAATAGTTGCATCCCTAATGACCATTTCCTTTTGTCGAACAGTGGTGAGAAAGTTCTTTAAGTCTTGGAAGCAATACCCAAGGTTCTTTGAACCACCAGCTATTTGATGCATAACTTGAAAGGAGCATCTTACAGACATGCCTGATTTCGAATTTATTATAGCAAGTTGTTTTTTAGGCTCACTAATCTCTCGAGCCGATATCAAGTAATGCGAATGCTCGGGTTTATGGAGAGGGTGGTTATGAGTAACATTCCATTTGTATACGTGATAACCTTTAACATTAGAATCATACTTCAACGAAATACTAGCTGGGCAACCGGTCCTTTCCTCGGGAAGTTCTTTCTCTTTATGATATTCAATGAGAACAGGAGTATCTGAGTTTGTCTTGTTCTTAGGATCCGCCCGACTCCCATGCTTGAAACCATGCTTGTTACAAACATAACGGACTTATTGCACAATGTCCGTTTTTTTGTTACGAGAATCATAGAAGGAGTGCAAATTGTTTCTCAAAGAAAATCCCTTTTCATGAGCGTATTTA
Encoded proteins:
- the LOC131659739 gene encoding protein FAR1-RELATED SEQUENCE 5-like; the protein is MDEISSSTNVTQDVGSISDENKESWQHFVFHDLSSIKDFYAKYAHEKGFSLRNNLHSFYDSQKELPEERTGCPASISLKYDSNVKGYHVYKWNVTHNHPLHKPEHSHYLISAREISEPKKQLAIINSKSGMSVRCSFQVMHQIAGGSKNLGYCFQDLKNFLTTVRQKEMVIRDATIIQEYLRNEALRNPSFYYDIQVDSEENIASIFWSDAIMQQDYELFSDLISFDTTYRTNTEYRPLAPFLGFDNHRKSVLFGCALLYDETSASFDWLFTTFLKCMKNKKPITIYTDQACSLMKLVPNIFPDVFHGLCSWHMGENAKSNLGSRCNGAFLDELHHLVSNVDDEAEFDFNWNKMLQNCFGGKATSEFTWLVQIHRNRTQWSSAWVKSHFTAGLKTTHLSESFNAFLRHFLQPDHSLVQFFIHFNVMVEKMRDNHADCDFKAANTRPRNNYPNSQLMRSVVAKCNTVN
- the LOC131659738 gene encoding protein FAR-RED IMPAIRED RESPONSE 1-like; the encoded protein is MDFNDDAAANVYMSVEEVPENLLPNDQDPLRLDERVVTIDIGNKIFTCTCRMFENRGFLCRHVLKILDFLGSSVQYQSLNSIPDHYILKRWTKGIRPSLDALKPISIGGIHDTTFAQRYQQAYGVMLQIITRVCLDPDACQFFLNAAIECGKQAEELIVAKGVSGQPSSSRSASCKDTSISEPFVVDSSARKFKKRPNPIRSKKRLKSDYELARERQRFIAQRKKQKKEEDAAKLALTINNVD